CCATCGGTTTTGACGGCGTTCTTAATTTTTACGCCAATCGCGACAGTGTGTGCGACTTGGAATTTGAAAAATCATTGAAAGAACAACTTAAATGGAACCCGCAATTTTGCGCTCCTTATGTAGTTGACGCCAATGCTGATTTGGTAAATAAAATAGGGAAAGACGATATGATTCGCGGTGTAACTATTTCTGCAAACGGTTTTTACGGACCGCAAGGAAGAGAATTGCGACTTCCGCTCGCCGATCCGAATTTGAACGATAAAATAGAAGATTTCCGTTTTGGAAATTATAAAATTACCAATTACGAAATGGAAAGTTCGGCTATTTCCGGCTTGGCAAAACTAATGGGACACAAAGCAATGACCGTTTGTTGTATTATTGCCAACCGCCGTGTAGAAGCTGCAAATACCGATTATAAACCATATATTGAAAAGTTGGTACAAACTGTTTTGGATAGAATA
The genomic region above belongs to uncultured Paludibacter sp. and contains:
- a CDS encoding Purine or other phosphorylase family 1, which produces MKHFPPSELIINADGSIFHLHVKPEQLADNVILVGDPGRVALVASYFDSQECSISSREFNTITGTYKGKRITVVSTGIGTDNIDIVVNELDALANIDLNTRTEKPEFRQLNLVRIGTSGGMQPEIPLGSFLISEKSIGFDGVLNFYANRDSVCDLEFEKSLKEQLKWNPQFCAPYVVDANADLVNKIGKDDMIRGVTISANGFYGPQGRELRLPLADPNLNDKIEDFRFGNYKITNYEMESSAISGLAKLMGHKAMTVCCIIANRRVEAANTDYKPYIEKLVQTVLDRI